The sequence GTACTCTCGGGATACCCTGATCGGCATGCTTGTAACCCCCGTCACAGCTCGGCCCGGCGCTGGCCGCCACTGCCGCGGCGGGGATTCCGAGACCCGCGGTCCTTTTGCTGTTCGTCCCGAAGAAGGCATTCCAGTAATCTCAGACCATGGTGGCGGAGTGGACGGCAGCGGGTCCGAATGACCCCCTCCTCCGGCCACCATCCCGCATCCTCGTTGCCGGCGTCTCCGGTTCTGGGAAGACCACGCTCGCCGGCCGAATCGCCGCACTCACCGGCATACCGCACACGGAGATCGATGCGCTACACCATGGACCCGATTGGGTGCCGCGCGGAGAGTTCGTCACCGAAGTGCGGGAGTTGGTCGGCCGGGAACGGTGGATCACCGAATGGCAGTACAGCCAGGTCAGAGAGCTCTTGGCAGACCGTGCGGACGTGTTGATCTGGCTCGACCTGCCCTTCGCCCGGGTCGTTCTCCCCCGGCTGGTGCGGCGGACGCTCCGCCGACGGTGGCACCGGGAAATGCTGTGGAACGGCAATGTCGAACCGCCGCTGTGGACGGTCCTCCGGGACCGCGATCACGTGGTCCGCTATGCGGTCACCGGCCGCCGCAAGTATCACCAGAAGATCCCTGCCCTGGCCGCGGCACGGCCCGATCTGACCATCGTCCGCCTCCGCTCACCGGCCCACGTCGAGCGGTGGATGTCGGGACCCCTTCGGGACGCCCTCGCCCGGCCTCCACGACTCTGAGCAGGGCTCACGTCTCTGACCGGTACAGCGTGAGCTAGCCGCGATGGCCGAGGCCCACCGCGGCCAAGACCCCGAAAGCGTCCGGGCTCGGTGCAGTGGCGGCCAGGTCCAGGGACTCCTCAGCGGCCGCCCGGGCCGTGGGCTGGCCGAGGGCGATGAATCGGGTTCCAGCCGGGACAGCGGTGCCGCGGCGGCGGACCAGCTCCCGCACCGCGCTCGGACTCGTCAGCACCACATCGGCCCCGGGCAAATCGTCGACAGTCGCCAGGGCAGCCACGGACGCCGCGCCCTCGCCCCCCGGCCCGTCCAGCAACCGCTGGCCGGTGGCCGCCGGGTAGGGCACGGTGCGGTAGGCCTGCACGTGGTGGACCTCCCAGCCGCGTTCGGTCAGCCCCTCCGCTACCTCGTCGCTGGCAAGGGCGGATTGCGGCAACAGCAGGACCCGGCGGGGAGTGTCACCCGGTGGCGGGAATTGCGCGAGGATGCCGGCGGCGGAGGCGTCGCCCTCCGGCATCCAGGGGATCTCGGTGCAGCCGGCTTCGGCCAGGACGCGGGCGGTCCCAGTGCCGGTGACGGCCACCCGAAGGCCGGCAGCCACCCGTCCGTCCCAGCCGGCGCGGACCAGGGCCCGGACGGTGTTCGGGCTGGTGAGGACCAGCCACGCCGGGATCGGGTCCGCTCCCTGTCCCGCCCTTGCCACCTGCCGCACGATGCCACGGAGCCCCGCCAGGTCCTCCGGCAACGCGAAGTCGGTCAGAGGCAGGAAGGTGATCCGATAACCGGCCTCGGCCAGACCGGCCTCGACCGCCCCGGCCTGGGCCGGTTGGCGGGTCAGGATCACGGGACGGCCGGAAGCCACGGACATCAGGAGGTCACTGCGGGGCGGGCAGCAGGTCGGCGCCGCCGGCCAGCATGGCCTCCGCCACGTCGATGCCGAGCTGGCGGGCCAACCCGAGAGTCTCGGTGTCGGCGGAACCGTCCTCAAGGCGGACCCGGACGGCCGGCAGGTCCACGGAGGCGTGCTCCCGCAGCAGGCGGCTGCCGTCGGTCGCGGCCACCACGGCGTCCATCACGAGTCTTGCCGGTTCCTTCTCCACTCGGGCGAGGGCACCGATCGGTGCTGCGCATCCGGCCTCGAGCCGCTCCAGCAAGGCTCGCTCGGCGGTGACCTGCAGGCGGGTGACGGCATCGTCGTAGTCAGCCAGGGCCTGCGCCACCGGATGGGTGGACCCGGCACCGGTCACCGCCGTCTCCGGGCGGCACTCCACGGCCAGGGCACCCTGCCCCGGGGCCGGCATCATGACGGTCGGCGCGAGGCGCTCGGTGATGGCCCAGTCGAAGCCGATCCGGTCGAGTCCGGCGCAGGCCAGGATCACGGCGTCCAGATCGCCGCGCGGGGAACCGGCGGCCGCAGGGGCGTGATCATCATGCTGTTCCAGCCCCGGAACCCGCGCGAGTCGGGTCTGCACATTGCCGCGGATGTCCACGACGTCCAGGTCCGGGCGCACGGCCTTGAGCTGGGCGATCCGCCGGGGCGAGCCGGTGCCGACCTTCGCACCCTGCGGCAACTCGGACAGCCGCAGGCCGTCCCGGGCGCAGAGGGCGTCACGGACATCCACCCGCTTCGGGATGGACGCGATGACGAGGCCCTCCGGCTGGACGGAGGGCAAATCCTTGAGGGAGTGGACCGCGAGATCGACCTTCGCATCCAGCACCGCGGCGCGCAGGGCCGAGGCGAAGACCCCGGTGCCGCCGAGCGAGGCCAGGGAACCGGTGGTCACGTCCCCCTCGGTGCGGATGATCTCCAGTTCGGCGTCCAGCCCGGACAGTCCGGCCAGGGCGTCCGCCACAGTGGTCGTCTGGGTTCGGGCCAGGCGGGATCCGCGGGTGCCGATCGTGAAGGTACTGGTCATCGGGTCGGAACACCCACCTCGGAATCGAAGGCTGCCACGGTGGGGCGGACCGTGCCGTCCCGCATGACCTTGACGCAGCAGTTGGGCGCACACACGTCGTTCCAGGCGCCGAAGCAGCCCACGGCGGCCCGGCCCTCGCGCCGGCCCAGGCGCTCCTCGACGATGTCGACGAGGCCCGAGACGAAGGCCGGATGCGTCCCGGGCGTCGGGGTGCGGCGGAAGGCCAGGCCGAGGTTCTCGGCGGTCTCCTTGGCCTCGGTGTCCAGGTCCCACACCACTTCCATGTGGTCGGACACGAAGCCCAGTGGCACCACGAGCACCCCGGCGAGCGGGCCGGCGTCGGACCCTTCGCCGTGGTTCTCGCCTTCGCCCTCGCTCTCGCCGTCGCTTTCGCCTTCGTCGGCGGGTGCGGCCGCCAGTTCCTCGATCGCGTCATTGATGTCCGGCTCGAGCCACGGCACGTGCGGGGCACCCGAGCGGGACTGGTAGACCAGTGACCACTCGATGCCGGCCGCCTCGGGGACGAGCCGCAGGATCTCCTCGGCCACGTCCAGGTGCTGCGCCGAGTAGACATCGGCACCGTTGCCTTCGCCCGGCACCAGCCCGGACTTCTCCTGCAGTTCCGCAGCCACGGGACGGGGCCCGGCTGCTTCGGCATCCGAGGTGGGGATGGAGTGCGTGGCGAAGAAGATGTGCAGCCGGCCGTCTGCCCGGCCGGCGGCCGCCAGCTCGGCGCGGATCTCGGCCAACCCGGCGCTCAGCCCCTCGGCGAAGGGGGCCACGAATCCGGGGTGGTTGAAGTACTGGCGGATCTTGTCCGCCTCGAGCTGGCCCTCCAGGCCGGTGGACCGCAGGGCCATGCCCAGATCCTCGCGGTACTGCCGGCAGGAGGAATAGCAGGAGTACGCCGAGGTGGCCACGGTCAGCATCTTCCGGTGCCCGTCGGCGTAGATCTGCTCCAAGGTCTGGGGGATGTAGGGCGCCCAGTTGCGGTTGCCCCAATAGACCGGCAGGTCGATCCCGCGGGCGGCCAGCTCGGTCCGCAGGGCCTCCAGCAGGGCACGGTTCTGCTCATTGATCGGGCTGATCCCGCCGTTGGCCCGGTAGTGGGTGGCCACCTCTTCCAATCGCTCATCAGGGATGCCGCGTCCTGCGGTGACGTTGCGCAGGAACGGAATCACATCATCCTGTCCCTCGGGTCCGCCGAAGGAGGCCAGCAGGATGGAGTCGTAGTCCTTCGCGGCCATGGTGCCATGCTCATCCACCCCGGCCAGGGGGTCGAAGGGCTGGTTGCCTGCCGCGTGCTTGGCGATGTCCGTCATCAGGCCAGGACCTCCGCGATCTCGCTGGTGGTGATGTGGCGGCCCGTGTAGAAGGGCACCTCTTCGCGTACATGCATGCGGGTCTCGTTGTTGCGCAGGTGGCGCATCATGTCCACGAGATTGTTCAGCTCCGGGGCCTCGAGGCCGAGCAGCCATTCCCAGTCGTTGAGGGCGAAGGCGCTGGTGGTGTTCGCCCAGACCATGGGGAACTCGCGGCCCAGCATGCCGTGGTCCTTGAGCATCCGGCCACGCTCGGCCGGCTCCAGCAGGTACCAGTCGTAGGAGCGGACAAAGGGGTAGAAGCACAGCCACTTCAACGGCTTGCGTCCCATGGCGAAGGCCGGGATGTGGTCCTTGGCGAACTCGGCCATCCGGTCCGAGCCCATGGCGGACAGCACGATGGTGGTACCGGCCAGCAGCTCGGTGCGGCGCAGCGTGCGGATGGCGGCCTGCAGGTCCTCGGCCACGTGGCCGTACATCCAGACCATCAGGTCGGCGTCGGCGCGCATGCCGGAGACGTCATAGGTGCCGCGGACGGTGACGCCCTTCTCGGCGAGCCCGGCGACGACCGCGTCGAACTGCTCCACGGCCCGCTTCCGCTCGGTCTCGGTATGGCCTCCGGCACCGTTGCCGGCCGCGTTCCGCGCGAAGACGGTATAGGTGGTGAACCACTCGACCTTCTCGGCATCGCCCGGGCCGTCTACTCCCTGGGTGCCGGCGTCTGCGTCGCCATGAGGCTGGTTCTCGGTCATCGTCACAACTCCTGTGGTGTCACCTAAGGTCTGGGTTCCGTGTCCACCGCCGGTTTCTACAAGCGGTAGAACGAGCGGTCCCAGCCTACCCCGCCCGGCGGTGAGATGCCTCAGCCGGGTTCAGTCGGCCTGCGGGCCCGTGGAAGGAGCATGCAGAGGGATCACGGCGCGATCCGCCGGCGGGTATCGGCCACGATGGCGGCCAGCCCGGTCCCGGCCAGCCACGCCCCGACCGCGTCCAGCCCGGACTGGTCCCCCAGCC comes from Citricoccus muralis and encodes:
- the hemC gene encoding hydroxymethylbilane synthase, which encodes MTSTFTIGTRGSRLARTQTTTVADALAGLSGLDAELEIIRTEGDVTTGSLASLGGTGVFASALRAAVLDAKVDLAVHSLKDLPSVQPEGLVIASIPKRVDVRDALCARDGLRLSELPQGAKVGTGSPRRIAQLKAVRPDLDVVDIRGNVQTRLARVPGLEQHDDHAPAAAGSPRGDLDAVILACAGLDRIGFDWAITERLAPTVMMPAPGQGALAVECRPETAVTGAGSTHPVAQALADYDDAVTRLQVTAERALLERLEAGCAAPIGALARVEKEPARLVMDAVVAATDGSRLLREHASVDLPAVRVRLEDGSADTETLGLARQLGIDVAEAMLAGGADLLPAPQ
- a CDS encoding AAA family ATPase; protein product: MVAEWTAAGPNDPLLRPPSRILVAGVSGSGKTTLAGRIAALTGIPHTEIDALHHGPDWVPRGEFVTEVRELVGRERWITEWQYSQVRELLADRADVLIWLDLPFARVVLPRLVRRTLRRRWHREMLWNGNVEPPLWTVLRDRDHVVRYAVTGRRKYHQKIPALAAARPDLTIVRLRSPAHVERWMSGPLRDALARPPRL
- a CDS encoding uroporphyrinogen-III synthase produces the protein MSVASGRPVILTRQPAQAGAVEAGLAEAGYRITFLPLTDFALPEDLAGLRGIVRQVARAGQGADPIPAWLVLTSPNTVRALVRAGWDGRVAAGLRVAVTGTGTARVLAEAGCTEIPWMPEGDASAAGILAQFPPPGDTPRRVLLLPQSALASDEVAEGLTERGWEVHHVQAYRTVPYPAATGQRLLDGPGGEGAASVAALATVDDLPGADVVLTSPSAVRELVRRRGTAVPAGTRFIALGQPTARAAAEESLDLAATAPSPDAFGVLAAVGLGHRG
- the hemQ gene encoding hydrogen peroxide-dependent heme synthase, translating into MTENQPHGDADAGTQGVDGPGDAEKVEWFTTYTVFARNAAGNGAGGHTETERKRAVEQFDAVVAGLAEKGVTVRGTYDVSGMRADADLMVWMYGHVAEDLQAAIRTLRRTELLAGTTIVLSAMGSDRMAEFAKDHIPAFAMGRKPLKWLCFYPFVRSYDWYLLEPAERGRMLKDHGMLGREFPMVWANTTSAFALNDWEWLLGLEAPELNNLVDMMRHLRNNETRMHVREEVPFYTGRHITTSEIAEVLA
- a CDS encoding ferrochelatase: MTDIAKHAAGNQPFDPLAGVDEHGTMAAKDYDSILLASFGGPEGQDDVIPFLRNVTAGRGIPDERLEEVATHYRANGGISPINEQNRALLEALRTELAARGIDLPVYWGNRNWAPYIPQTLEQIYADGHRKMLTVATSAYSCYSSCRQYREDLGMALRSTGLEGQLEADKIRQYFNHPGFVAPFAEGLSAGLAEIRAELAAAGRADGRLHIFFATHSIPTSDAEAAGPRPVAAELQEKSGLVPGEGNGADVYSAQHLDVAEEILRLVPEAAGIEWSLVYQSRSGAPHVPWLEPDINDAIEELAAAPADEGESDGESEGEGENHGEGSDAGPLAGVLVVPLGFVSDHMEVVWDLDTEAKETAENLGLAFRRTPTPGTHPAFVSGLVDIVEERLGRREGRAAVGCFGAWNDVCAPNCCVKVMRDGTVRPTVAAFDSEVGVPTR